The following proteins are encoded in a genomic region of Xenopus laevis strain J_2021 chromosome 3L, Xenopus_laevis_v10.1, whole genome shotgun sequence:
- the myoz3.L gene encoding myozenin-3, translated as MNPSPLDTMRGPKAKAAAIVRELTGQAPQLDGQLDLGKKVSVPQDLMLEELNLKRNRGSCMYLERQKRVQRYTFEYPPHQINAGSNMNLIQSVQTANGDHTTANEGMHRGERFHSEILIPRGDSKTPPNVPKKTAKVLQMKMCLNPGAIAPGYSAPWKEIPYEKFNSTAIPKSYISPWVEEQNVETMVSVTESLPEPPKTPLNVTYHSFNSTPIPFGSLSVLDNTNAPTMFEELQAQIEEATSGLELMCQRPSFNRTPRGWAMKFIPETADL; from the exons atgaatcCTTCCCCATTGGATACGATGAGGGGGCCCAAGGCAAAAGCAGCAGCAATAGTGAGAGAACTCACAGGGCAGG CCCCACAGCTAGATGGGCAGCTAGACCTGGGCAAGAAGGTGAGTGTCCCTCAAGATTTGATGTTGGAAGAGCTTAACCTGAAGCGCAATCGTGGCTCCTGTATGTACTTGGAGAGACAGAAGCGAGTGCAGAGATATACATTTGAATACCCACCACACCAAATCAAT GCAGGCAGCAATATGAATCTCATACAGTCTGTTCAAACAGCAAATGGTGATCACACAACAGCTAATGAAGGAATGCATAGGGGGGAGCGGTTTCACTCAGAGATCTTAATACCTAGAGGAGACAGCAAAACTCCCCCCAATGTACCCAAAAAGACTGCAAAAGTCTTACAGATGAAGATGTGCCTCAATCCAGGGGCAATAGCACCAG GTTACTCAGCCCCTTGGAAAGAGATTCCTTATGAGAAGTTTAATAGCACAGCCATCCCCAAGTCATACATTTCGCCATGGGTTGAGGAGCAGAACGTAGAAACAATGGTATCTGTTACTGAATCCCTACCTGAACCCCCGAAGACTCCTCTTAATGTCACATACCACAGCTTTAACAG CACTCCAATCCCTTTTGGGAGTTTATCAGTACTTGATAATACAAATGCTCCTACAATGTTTGAAGAACTACAAGCTCAGATAGAGGAGGCCACCAGCGGACTGGAACTAATGTGCCAAAGACCCAGCTTCAACAGGACACCCCGGGGGTGGGCAATGAAATTCATACCTGAGACGGCAGACCTGTAG